The following proteins are encoded in a genomic region of Gimesia algae:
- the lexA gene encoding transcriptional repressor LexA, which produces MINQNVKLTERQLAIYQFLKDKIVNRGYGPTVREIGDAFDIRSPNGVMGHLKALERKGLIKRKSHISRSIQLCDNAQKPANVTFFGSLQAGTPIIPPAADDAQVDFSTLFESGDNFCLKVKGTSMIEAQIQDGDFVVVKKQDTCQQGEIVVALVDNQEATLKRFYQEADRVRLEPANSTMSPIYSTDVKVLGVVKGVIRKFN; this is translated from the coding sequence ATGATAAATCAAAATGTCAAATTGACGGAGCGGCAACTGGCGATCTACCAATTTCTGAAAGACAAAATTGTCAACCGTGGTTATGGCCCCACGGTCAGAGAAATTGGTGACGCATTTGATATCCGATCCCCCAATGGGGTTATGGGACACCTGAAGGCCCTGGAACGCAAAGGGTTGATCAAACGCAAATCCCATATATCCCGATCTATTCAACTCTGTGACAATGCACAGAAACCGGCAAATGTTACTTTTTTCGGTTCACTGCAGGCAGGCACACCCATCATTCCACCGGCGGCAGATGACGCACAGGTGGATTTCAGTACCCTGTTTGAGAGTGGCGACAATTTCTGCCTGAAAGTCAAAGGCACCTCCATGATTGAAGCACAGATTCAAGACGGAGATTTTGTCGTTGTCAAAAAACAGGATACCTGCCAGCAGGGCGAGATCGTCGTTGCACTGGTCGATAATCAGGAAGCCACATTGAAACGCTTCTATCAGGAAGCAGACCGTGTGAGACTCGAACCTGCCAACTCGACCATGTCACCCATCTATTCCACCGATGTCAAAGTACTGGGCGTCGTGAAAGGTGTCATCCGCAAATTTAACTGA
- a CDS encoding thiol-disulfide oxidoreductase DCC family protein — protein sequence MKKSVTTMDPNRPISAVIAEETGASGLTDKPILFFDGVCGLCNSSVDFAMTRDRQARLYYAPLQGDTARKLLSEQDLASVDTVVFRTVEGTHCYRRSAAVVRLLWLLGFPWNVYGWLLWCIPLPIRDLGYRLIASVRYRLFGKHETCRMPSPDERARILP from the coding sequence ATGAAAAAATCAGTGACGACGATGGATCCCAATCGCCCGATTTCTGCTGTTATTGCGGAGGAGACGGGGGCATCCGGTTTGACGGATAAGCCGATTCTGTTTTTTGATGGTGTGTGTGGTTTATGTAATTCCAGCGTCGATTTTGCGATGACACGGGATCGACAGGCACGGTTGTATTATGCGCCTCTGCAAGGAGATACTGCCAGAAAGTTGTTGAGTGAACAGGATCTTGCCAGTGTAGATACGGTTGTCTTTCGGACTGTGGAGGGCACTCACTGTTACCGGCGATCAGCGGCAGTGGTCAGGCTGTTGTGGTTACTGGGATTTCCCTGGAACGTCTACGGATGGTTGCTGTGGTGTATTCCGCTTCCGATCCGTGACCTGGGATACCGACTGATTGCGAGTGTTCGCTATCGCCTGTTTGGAAAACACGAGACCTGCCGAATGCCGAGTCCTGATGAGCGTGCCCGAATCCTGCCTTGA
- a CDS encoding VWA domain-containing protein — MQHQSTHSDSQSRWNQGLGVSTLVHLLIIGSLSLIFEHQVGTRFSADSDAIQTRWTPAQKQLEPEVLELIPVTKQKEHPSNSALLSKLPSIVKRSSAPDPESQSSYLQGPLPQVTQYEEAMTTKYGSEVVGALLTSTALGNAEDGSGLGNGNGKFFGINPQSKKIVYVVDSSNSMNFPHESEGKTRLGRVKLELARAIHSLDEDQQFFVIFFSDIAIPMPARELQSATNDAKQKYLTWVARVPGIGMTEPYQALLLALKLQPDTIYFLTDGQFDPVIVKSFNKVAAQKNRSHTITVNGICFGNLEGEQAIRELAENNSGTFTFIP, encoded by the coding sequence ATGCAGCACCAATCCACACATTCTGATTCGCAATCGCGCTGGAATCAGGGTCTGGGTGTCTCTACGCTGGTTCATCTTTTAATCATCGGCAGTCTGTCACTGATCTTCGAACATCAGGTTGGTACACGGTTTTCAGCGGACTCCGATGCGATCCAGACACGCTGGACTCCCGCACAAAAGCAGCTCGAACCAGAAGTACTTGAGCTGATCCCGGTGACCAAACAAAAAGAACACCCCAGCAACTCTGCCCTGCTTTCGAAATTACCTTCAATCGTAAAACGTTCTTCCGCCCCGGATCCTGAATCACAATCGTCTTATCTTCAGGGTCCACTCCCTCAGGTGACACAGTATGAAGAAGCGATGACGACAAAATATGGTTCAGAAGTCGTTGGGGCGCTGCTGACCTCAACGGCCCTCGGAAACGCAGAGGACGGTTCGGGACTGGGAAACGGTAATGGGAAATTCTTCGGCATCAATCCGCAGAGTAAAAAAATCGTTTACGTGGTCGATTCGTCCAATAGTATGAACTTTCCCCATGAAAGTGAGGGAAAAACCAGACTGGGACGCGTCAAACTCGAACTGGCACGGGCCATTCACTCCCTGGACGAAGACCAGCAGTTTTTTGTGATCTTCTTCAGCGACATTGCCATCCCCATGCCCGCCCGTGAATTGCAATCCGCGACGAATGATGCAAAACAGAAATACCTGACCTGGGTGGCCCGCGTACCCGGTATCGGAATGACAGAACCTTACCAGGCATTGCTGCTGGCTCTGAAATTGCAACCGGATACGATTTACTTTCTGACCGACGGTCAATTCGACCCCGTGATTGTGAAGTCCTTCAATAAAGTGGCTGCACAGAAAAACCGCAGTCACACAATTACGGTGAATGGGATTTGCTTTGGCAACCTCGAGGGAGAACAGGCCATTCGGGAACTGGCAGAAAATAATTCGGGGACCTTCACCTTTATTCCCTGA
- a CDS encoding Flp family type IVb pilin produces MHQLVNQFWSDEGGFVLSAELVIILTVAVLAMIVGLSYVQTAVISEFSDIGTAISSLNQSYAYSGYYSRSYFGKFKAFYSGSCYYNYPRGGAVLGYNSCNVVGNGLNYGGTQGSYSEDLVLEPEVVDQPCEHCKPGTVQEDVIEGPNLDCPGCVPGEEKVIPEPQTSPTPHVQQR; encoded by the coding sequence ATGCATCAATTAGTCAATCAGTTCTGGAGCGATGAAGGTGGATTCGTTCTCTCGGCTGAGCTGGTCATCATCCTGACCGTTGCCGTCCTGGCGATGATTGTCGGCTTAAGTTACGTTCAGACAGCTGTCATCAGTGAGTTTTCCGATATCGGGACCGCGATTTCCTCGTTGAATCAGAGCTACGCATACAGTGGATATTATTCGCGCAGCTACTTCGGAAAATTTAAAGCCTTCTATTCAGGATCGTGTTACTACAATTATCCGCGCGGCGGAGCAGTTCTGGGGTACAACAGCTGCAATGTCGTGGGTAATGGCCTTAACTACGGCGGCACGCAAGGGAGTTACTCCGAGGATTTAGTTTTGGAACCAGAAGTGGTGGATCAGCCCTGCGAACACTGTAAACCAGGAACAGTTCAGGAAGACGTGATTGAGGGGCCGAATCTGGATTGCCCTGGCTGTGTGCCTGGAGAAGAGAAAGTGATTCCGGAGCCTCAGACGTCACCCACTCCCCATGTACAACAGAGATAA
- a CDS encoding tetratricopeptide repeat protein yields the protein MRNSTMWTVVLFSGVAALLTTGCSHSYNVVGNGLKLPIDESPQMIMARQAEEKGQFVKAEQTYRVMLQRNPQNSVALHRMGIVNSKMGRHEVATNYLMKAVKVQPENPKYLTDLGYALYLQNDLPAAEIALEESIKRDPSTKRSFNNLSLVLGHQGRMDEAYQVARSVMSPEEAHANLGYICLQRGKLDDAAGHYHRALEINPDLDSIKEAVVQVAKLQKQQMQKTMSQPEVQVAQNTATAPVGTDTLMSEVVTVTEEPSVPQDLSEADESGFRIITEADAEVIGTMEQPVAQISAVQELPIQGFEPPLHVSNDDYIPSVDNSFLETVQSSESVTNVRSVE from the coding sequence ATGCGAAACTCAACAATGTGGACTGTGGTACTCTTTTCCGGAGTAGCCGCTCTTTTGACAACGGGATGTTCTCACTCGTACAACGTGGTGGGAAACGGCCTGAAGTTGCCAATCGATGAGTCTCCCCAAATGATTATGGCACGACAGGCTGAAGAAAAAGGCCAATTCGTGAAAGCTGAGCAGACTTATCGTGTCATGTTGCAGCGAAATCCCCAGAACTCTGTCGCCTTGCATCGGATGGGGATCGTCAACTCGAAAATGGGTCGACATGAGGTTGCTACAAATTATCTGATGAAAGCTGTCAAGGTTCAGCCCGAGAATCCCAAGTATTTGACAGATCTGGGTTATGCTCTTTACCTGCAGAATGATCTTCCTGCAGCCGAGATTGCTCTGGAAGAATCAATCAAGCGTGATCCCAGCACCAAACGCTCCTTCAACAACCTGAGCCTGGTATTAGGGCACCAGGGGCGGATGGATGAAGCTTATCAGGTTGCCCGCTCTGTAATGAGTCCCGAAGAAGCTCATGCGAATCTGGGATATATCTGCCTGCAGAGAGGCAAACTGGATGATGCCGCCGGGCACTATCACCGCGCTTTAGAAATCAATCCAGATCTGGATTCGATTAAAGAGGCCGTGGTGCAGGTTGCTAAGCTGCAGAAACAGCAGATGCAAAAAACAATGTCTCAACCGGAAGTTCAGGTTGCACAGAATACAGCCACCGCACCCGTCGGTACAGATACGCTGATGTCTGAAGTCGTTACTGTAACGGAAGAGCCGAGTGTTCCTCAGGATCTTTCTGAAGCAGATGAGTCAGGATTTCGAATCATCACAGAAGCTGATGCAGAAGTGATCGGAACAATGGAACAACCTGTCGCTCAGATTTCCGCTGTTCAGGAGCTGCCAATTCAGGGATTCGAGCCTCCGTTGCACGTCAGCAATGATGACTATATTCCTTCAGTAGATAACTCGTTTCTCGAAACGGTTCAAAGTTCGGAATCTGTGACAAATGTTCGCAGTGTCGAATAA
- a CDS encoding acyl-[ACP]--phospholipid O-acyltransferase — translation MNSTITAKTQPRRRGVRKGTLNSPSFLALLGTQFLGAMNDNMFRWFIIPIAKPEIGDANALSLGLACFTLPYLLLASVAGYLADRFSKRTVIIACKVAEIIIMIAGVCAVLIGNLYLLFFIVALMGCQSALFGPAKFGSIPEMLRDNRLSRGNGIMGLTTVVSSALGFIAGNYLYHFTQPSLSTPGSFSDISFAAFTLVGVAILGTLTSLKIRKLEPAAPDRGFPYNPAKETWHQMQLLTSSTPLLRTALGVAFFWMLASLAQMNVDTYGINELNLTQKDIGPLLGILVFGVALGSILAGVWSSGRIELGIVPLGAAGIVITSLLLYFTGNSVIPGSESNSQLLYGLSLLWLFLLGVSSGLFDIPLETFLQHRSDVETRGSILAAANFLAFLFILIASFGFWVMQAKLEMSASQIFMVLGLLTIPVGIYIFKLLPNATIRFMVWLVSCTIYKLRVKGLKNLPPKGGALLVANHVSWLDGVFLILTSTRPVRMIAYSTYVQGPWVAWLTKLYNTIPINVEDGPKALMRSIKTARSAIEDGELVCIFAEGKLTRSGYLQPFQSGLMKIIKGTGAPVIPVYIDELWGSIFSFHGGKFFWKKPRRWPYPVSIRFGKPILHPENEKHVRKVVQNLGVESANFRKTYQMIAPRLFLRKCKSRRFQQKVADSTGVELTGGKLLTGALLMRRLLNKYVLKQDEKMVGVLLPPSVGGSAVNASLAISGRVPINLNYTLSDSDINYCIREAGIKTVLTSSKFLEKKPIEMEANVVLVDEIKLKASLFDKLICLFMAFIVPAWLIERIIGLTRVSSDDLSTVIFTSGSTGQPKGVMLTHHNIISNINSADDLLQLSPRDCILGILPFFHSFGYTIALWMPFARNMRSCYHFNPTDARTVGKMIEKYKVTLFTSTPTFLRHYLKRCTREQFQSLDIVITGAEKLPQSLAKEFEAKFGIFPTEGYGTTELSPVAAVNVPPTRQLDPTEVSAKPGTVGRPIPCVMAKTVDPDTGEDLPDGQEGLLFIKGPNVMKGYLNNPEKTAEVILDGWYNTGDFATIDDEGFISITGRQTRFSKIGGEMVPHLRIEELIIDIVNNPEEDEPEVQVAVTSVPDPKKGERLIVLHKRLQIPVDEILKQLASENLPNLWMPSSDSFLEVETIPLLGTGKLDLAKIKQVACEAFAAEVTS, via the coding sequence ATGAATTCAACGATCACCGCAAAAACACAACCCCGTAGACGCGGTGTACGCAAAGGGACGCTGAACTCACCTTCCTTTCTGGCCTTGCTCGGAACTCAGTTTCTGGGAGCAATGAATGACAATATGTTTCGCTGGTTCATCATTCCCATCGCCAAACCCGAAATCGGTGATGCGAATGCCCTTTCCTTAGGACTGGCTTGCTTCACACTCCCTTATCTGCTGCTGGCCAGTGTCGCCGGTTATCTGGCAGACCGTTTCAGTAAACGCACGGTGATCATTGCCTGTAAAGTCGCAGAGATCATCATTATGATCGCGGGGGTCTGTGCAGTTCTAATCGGCAATCTCTATCTGCTGTTTTTCATTGTGGCCCTCATGGGCTGTCAAAGCGCGCTCTTCGGTCCTGCCAAATTTGGCAGTATCCCCGAAATGCTTCGTGATAATCGTCTCTCACGCGGCAACGGTATCATGGGATTGACTACCGTCGTGTCATCGGCCCTGGGATTTATTGCAGGTAATTACCTGTACCATTTCACGCAACCCAGTCTCTCCACCCCAGGTTCATTTAGTGATATCAGTTTCGCCGCTTTCACACTGGTGGGTGTTGCGATACTGGGAACTCTCACCAGCCTGAAAATCAGGAAGCTGGAACCGGCTGCTCCTGATCGGGGGTTCCCGTATAATCCCGCCAAAGAAACCTGGCATCAAATGCAGCTGCTCACCAGCAGCACCCCTCTGCTGCGAACCGCTTTAGGAGTCGCTTTTTTCTGGATGCTTGCTTCACTGGCACAGATGAACGTGGATACGTACGGCATTAATGAACTGAATCTGACCCAGAAAGATATCGGCCCGCTACTGGGCATCCTCGTCTTTGGCGTTGCATTGGGTAGTATCCTCGCAGGTGTCTGGTCTTCCGGACGTATCGAACTGGGAATCGTCCCACTGGGAGCAGCGGGGATCGTCATCACTTCCCTGCTGCTCTACTTCACCGGAAACAGCGTCATCCCCGGATCCGAATCGAATTCGCAACTGCTGTACGGTCTCTCCCTGCTCTGGCTCTTTCTGCTGGGCGTCAGTTCCGGACTGTTTGATATTCCCCTGGAAACGTTTCTACAGCATCGCAGTGATGTCGAAACTCGAGGCAGTATATTGGCGGCTGCCAACTTCCTGGCATTTCTGTTTATTCTGATCGCATCCTTTGGCTTCTGGGTGATGCAGGCAAAACTCGAAATGTCCGCCAGCCAGATCTTCATGGTTCTGGGCCTGCTCACCATTCCAGTCGGGATCTATATTTTCAAGCTGCTTCCCAACGCAACGATCCGCTTCATGGTCTGGCTGGTCAGTTGTACGATTTATAAACTGCGAGTGAAGGGACTCAAAAATCTGCCTCCCAAAGGAGGCGCCCTGCTGGTCGCCAATCATGTCTCCTGGCTGGATGGCGTGTTCCTGATTCTGACATCCACGCGCCCCGTCCGAATGATCGCCTATTCTACTTACGTACAAGGTCCCTGGGTCGCCTGGCTGACGAAGCTGTATAATACCATCCCCATCAATGTGGAAGATGGTCCGAAAGCATTAATGCGATCCATCAAAACAGCCCGATCTGCCATTGAAGATGGAGAATTAGTCTGTATCTTTGCAGAAGGGAAATTGACTCGTTCGGGATACCTGCAGCCTTTTCAATCGGGTCTGATGAAGATCATTAAAGGCACCGGTGCACCGGTGATACCTGTCTATATTGATGAACTCTGGGGGAGCATCTTTAGTTTTCATGGCGGAAAGTTTTTCTGGAAAAAACCCCGCAGGTGGCCTTACCCCGTTTCGATTCGTTTTGGGAAGCCTATTCTTCACCCGGAGAATGAAAAGCACGTCCGTAAGGTAGTACAAAACCTGGGAGTCGAATCAGCCAATTTTCGAAAGACATATCAAATGATAGCGCCAAGATTGTTTCTGAGAAAATGTAAGAGTCGACGATTCCAGCAAAAAGTAGCTGATTCAACCGGGGTAGAACTGACCGGCGGAAAATTATTGACCGGCGCACTGCTGATGAGGCGACTGCTCAACAAATACGTTCTGAAGCAGGATGAAAAAATGGTCGGCGTCCTGCTGCCCCCCTCCGTCGGTGGGTCTGCTGTCAATGCCAGCCTCGCGATCTCAGGCCGCGTGCCCATCAATCTGAACTACACCCTGTCTGACAGTGATATCAATTATTGTATCAGGGAGGCAGGTATTAAAACGGTACTCACCAGCAGTAAGTTCCTGGAAAAAAAGCCCATCGAAATGGAAGCGAATGTGGTCCTGGTCGATGAAATCAAACTCAAAGCATCGCTGTTTGATAAACTCATCTGTCTGTTCATGGCATTCATTGTCCCGGCCTGGTTGATTGAACGTATCATTGGCCTGACTCGGGTCAGCTCAGACGATCTGAGTACTGTCATTTTCACTTCCGGTTCCACAGGACAACCCAAGGGAGTCATGCTGACTCACCACAATATCATTTCCAATATCAACTCAGCCGATGACCTGCTGCAACTCTCCCCCCGAGATTGCATTCTGGGAATCCTGCCTTTCTTTCATTCGTTTGGTTATACGATTGCACTCTGGATGCCTTTCGCCAGAAACATGCGGTCCTGTTATCACTTTAATCCCACCGACGCCCGCACCGTGGGGAAAATGATTGAGAAATATAAAGTCACACTCTTCACTTCTACGCCTACGTTTCTCAGGCACTATTTGAAACGCTGCACACGGGAACAATTTCAGTCACTGGACATTGTGATTACCGGCGCAGAAAAACTGCCTCAGAGTCTGGCAAAAGAATTCGAAGCGAAGTTTGGAATCTTCCCGACTGAAGGTTACGGCACGACAGAGCTGTCTCCGGTTGCTGCGGTCAACGTTCCCCCCACACGACAGCTGGATCCGACAGAAGTCAGTGCCAAACCGGGAACTGTAGGTCGTCCGATCCCCTGTGTGATGGCCAAAACCGTTGACCCCGATACCGGGGAAGATCTCCCTGACGGACAGGAAGGCCTGCTGTTCATCAAGGGGCCGAATGTCATGAAAGGCTATCTGAATAATCCGGAAAAAACAGCAGAGGTCATTCTCGACGGCTGGTACAATACCGGTGACTTTGCCACCATCGATGATGAAGGATTTATCTCGATCACCGGCAGGCAGACCCGCTTCTCCAAAATTGGCGGAGAAATGGTGCCTCATCTCAGGATTGAAGAACTCATCATCGATATCGTGAACAACCCGGAGGAAGATGAACCCGAAGTGCAGGTCGCGGTGACGTCGGTTCCCGATCCCAAAAAAGGCGAACGCTTGATCGTCCTGCATAAGCGGCTGCAAATTCCAGTCGACGAGATCCTCAAACAACTCGCCAGCGAGAATCTACCGAATCTCTGGATGCCTTCCAGCGACAGTTTTCTGGAAGTCGAAACGATTCCCCTGTTGGGCACCGGCAAACTCGATCTGGCAAAAATCAAGCAGGTCGCCTGTGAAGCCTTTGCAGCCGAAGTCACCAGCTGA
- a CDS encoding DinB family protein has protein sequence MGQGAVWRSLLHLYAAEYVWLEALLGHEAPVLPGDLADALPGNQRGTGGIESLGELKQKWNKQEQRWIEYLDQLSPEMLDELVSKRSTSSGKGRVQQTRCVDILLHVCTHAQYTTAQVVNMLRQLGAEPLPATMLITLARNQMTL, from the coding sequence ATCGGACAGGGGGCAGTCTGGAGATCCCTGCTGCATCTGTATGCGGCCGAGTATGTCTGGCTGGAAGCTCTCCTTGGTCATGAGGCTCCTGTTTTACCTGGCGATCTGGCAGACGCGCTGCCTGGCAATCAACGAGGAACAGGTGGAATCGAATCGCTGGGAGAGCTGAAACAGAAATGGAATAAACAGGAACAGCGCTGGATTGAGTATCTGGACCAGCTTTCTCCCGAAATGCTGGATGAACTGGTCAGTAAACGGAGCACAAGCAGTGGAAAAGGACGCGTCCAACAGACACGCTGTGTAGATATTCTGCTGCATGTTTGCACGCACGCGCAATACACCACCGCGCAAGTTGTCAACATGCTGCGGCAACTTGGCGCAGAACCACTACCGGCAACAATGCTGATTACCCTGGCTCGAAATCAAATGACGTTGTAG